The Miscanthus floridulus cultivar M001 chromosome 7, ASM1932011v1, whole genome shotgun sequence genome includes a region encoding these proteins:
- the LOC136465307 gene encoding BTB/POZ and MATH domain-containing protein 1-like yields the protein MKESTATGDCIRIDDMLPQVFKALLHFIYTDSLPQMEEQEEAAMAQHLLEAADRYDMQRLKLICEEKLYRHLDVGTAATTLVLAEQHSCRGLKQACIEFLKSPDALEAVMETDGFEHLTKSYPVLVKELMSELYLSKQCKRRKLKT from the coding sequence ATGAAGGAGAGCACGGCCACAGGGGACTGCATCCGGATTGATGACATGTTACCTCAGGTGTTCAAGGCCCTGCTCCATTTCATCTACACTGACTCGCTGCCACAGATGGAGGAACAAGAGGAGGCCGCGATGGCCCAGCATCTGCTGGAAGCGGCGGACAGGTATGACATGCAGAGGCTCAAGCTGATTTGTGAGGAGAAGCTATACAGGCACCTAGACGTCGGCACGGCCGCAACCACGTTGGTGTTGGCTGAACAGCACTCCTGTCGTGGTCTCAAGCAGGCTTGCATTGAGTTTCTCAAATCTCCTGATGCACTGGAAGCAGTCATGGAAACTGATGGCTTTGAGCATCTGACTAAAAGCTACCCTGTTCTCGTGAAGGAGTTGATGTCCGAGCTTTACCTGTCCAAGCAATGCAAGAGAAGGAAATTGAAGACATGA
- the LOC136466816 gene encoding 25S rRNA (cytosine-C(5))-methyltransferase NSUN5-like produces MPPPPQQPKNRSRGPTPAGENRRPQRRMASRDAAERAAFFARREAAAVLRRVLRGDATRRAAGSIKSLVYSPTVRNKRATFALVCQTLKYLPILKEILALTGILNSKWKKQEELVYVTTYDILFGQGIAVSGSVEQLIMLQKDSLRTTLDKVCARRKVSCVEDLLGNKTAVKPKPRFLRVNTLKITTESVIEELNKIHMVDKDDMIPDMLVLPPGTDLHNHPLVTDGKVFLQGRASCMVAVALCPKPGWKVIDACAAPGNKTVHLAALMNGEGSIVACELNKERAKTLQHTVRRSGANNIQIVNGDFLEVDRNDPSYAEVRAILLDPSCSGSGMSTERLDYLLPSHSRDNEDDASTSSRVMKLSAFQKKALSHALSFPSVERVVYSTCSIHQAENEDVVNSVLPLATSLGFELATPFPQWHRRGLPVFQGSEHLLRTDPEDGLEGFFIALFVRKEAGGTSEERGKDDPLVMKEVRTKQVRGRRNGAFSFLRLSRMILW; encoded by the exons atgccgccgccaccgcaacaGCCTAAGAATCGCAGCCGTGGACCCACGCCGGCCGGAGAGAACCGGCGGCCCCAGCGTAGGATGGCGAGCCGGGACGCAGCGGAGCGGGCCGCGTTCTTTGCGCGGCGAGAGGCAGCAGCGGTGCTCCGGCGCGTGCTCCGCGGGGACGCCACCAGGCGCGCCGCGGGCTCCATAAAATCCCTTGTCTACTCCCCAACCGTCCGCAACAAGCGCGCCACCTTCGCGCTCGTCTGCCAGACCCTCAAAT ATCTACCAATTCTTAAAGAGATTTTAGCATTGACTGGAATACTGAACAGCAAATGGAAG AAACAGGAGGAATTGGTTTATGTGACTACCTATGACATTCTCTTTGGTCAG GGAATTGCAGTTTCTGGATCAGTCGAGCAATTAATTATGCTACAAAAAGATTCTCTTAGGACTACTCTTGATAAAGTTTGTGCCAGAAGAAAAGTCAGTTGCGTTGAAGACCTATTGGGCAATAAAACAGCCG TCAAACCAAAGCCCCGATTTCTTCGTGTTAACACGCTCAAGATTACTACAGAGTCTGTCATTGAAGAATTGAACAAAATACACATG GTTGACAAAGATGATATGATTCCAGACATGTTGGTACTCCCACCTGGAACTGATTTGCATAACCATCCGCTGGTTACAGATGGGAAAGTGTTTTTGCAG gggagagctagttgtatGGTAGCAGTTGCATTGTGCCCTAAGCCAGGCTGGAAG GTTATTGATGCATGTGCGGCTCCAGGGAACAAAACAGTCCACCTTGCTGCGCTCATGAATGGAGAGGGAAGTATTGTAGCTTGCGAACTTAACAAAGAGAGGGCCAAGACATTGCAACATACTGTCAGAAGATCTGGAGCCAATA ATATTCAAATAGTTAATGGCGACTTTCTGGAAGTAGATAGAAATGATCCATCATATGCTGAG GTCCGTGCTATTCTATTGGACCCCTCGTGCTCTGGTTCTGGAATGTCTACAGAGAGACTTGATTATTTGCTTCCTTCACATTCTAGAG ATAACGAGGATGACGCGAGTACAAGCTCAAGGGTCATGAAACTCTCCGCTTTCCAAAAGAAAGCTCTCTCCCATGCTCTATCAT TTCCCTCTGTGGAGAGAGTGGTCTACAGCACTTGCTCAATCCACCAGGCAGAGAACGAGGATGTCGTGAACTCCGTCCTGCCCTTAGCTACATCCCTCGGATTTGAGCTTGCCACACCATTCCCTCAGTGGCATCGCCGCGGCCTTCCAGTTTTCCAAGGAT CTGAACATTTGCTTCGGACGGACCCTGAGGATGGCCTGGAGGGCTTCTTCATTGCATTGTTCGTCAGAAAAGAAGCAGGTGGTACTTCAGAAGAGCGTGGCAAAGATGATCCTCTGGTGATGAAAGAAGTAAGAACGAAACAAGTGCGCGGAAGACGAAATGGGGCGTTCAGCTTCTTGAGGTTGTCCAGGATGATCCTCtggtga
- the LOC136466818 gene encoding 19.0 kDa class II heat shock protein-like, translating into MEFTFGGFGDPVLSATLQQLMDLPDELERHMNAPTRAYVRDRRAMANTPMDVKEFPSGAIVLAVDMPGVSPADVKVQVEEGNVLTISGERKRPAEDGAAAEGKQQAAAGADGEKQGVKYLRMERRMGKFMRRFPLPESADLDSIRAEYKDGVLTVTVDKKPPPEPKKPRVVQVTLGEQQGK; encoded by the coding sequence ATGGAGTTCACgttcggtggcttcggcgacccGGTGTTGTCGGCTACGTTGCAGCAGCTGATGGACCTGCCCGACGAGCTGGAGCGGCACATGAACGCGCCGACGCGGGCCTACGTGCGCGACCGCCGGGCCATGGCCAACACGCCCATGGACGTCAAGGAGTTCCCGTCCGGGGCGATCGTCCTGGCCGTCGACATGCCCGGGGTCAGCCCCGCCGACGTTAAGGTCCAGGTGGAGGAGGGCAACGTGCTCACCATCAGCGGCGAGCGCAAGCGCCCCGCCGAGGACGGCGCTGCCGCTGAGGGCAAGCAGCAGGCCGCCGCCGGTGCCGACGGCGAGAAGCAGGGGGTGAAGTACCTGAGGATGGAGAGGcggatgggcaagttcatgaggCGGTTCCCACTGCCGGAGAGCGCCGACCTGGACAGCATCCGCGCCGAGTACAAGGACGGCGTGCTCACCGTCACCGTCGACAAGAAGCCACCGCCCGAGCCCAAGAAGCCGCGCGTCGTCCAGGTCACGCTCGGCGAGCAGCAGGGCAAGTAA